The following nucleotide sequence is from Anopheles stephensi strain Indian chromosome 3, UCI_ANSTEP_V1.0, whole genome shotgun sequence.
tttttttttgcgagcaATTTCTTAGCATCTACCATGCGGCGAGCGATACCTGTGCGCTCATCCGGAGCCGTGAGGTGGCCGTGGTGGCGATCGAGCTCATGGTGGCCATCGAGTTGAGCGACTCCTTCGAACCGGCCCGGGACAGTCGGGCCGACGTTTTGCGAGCCGACGGTGACAGCGTGACCTTGGCAATCGGTACAAATATGCCGTACTTGGCCGGGCACTCAAAGTATCTGCAAAAAGAAACCCGGTGGGGGGAAGATGATAGCAGCACCGTTAGTACAGCGTTTGCCCACGCATCACCAGGCTGCACACGCCTCTGTCTTACTCACCGCACACCTTCCACCGTACCGTCGTTCTTGCCGCTCGCTTCATCAAGCTGTACGCCGCACCAGGTGCCGCTGGCAAATTGCGTTTCGCCGATAAACTTCAGTATGCCGGGCCGGGACCCGAACCCGGACGATACGATCACCCGGTCACCAACGTTCAGGGAGGCTGCCTCTGCCACGCGAAGAGGGAAGAGAGAATTGAAACGCAATTAACACCTCGTGTGCATACGTCAGTCCCGGGAGGGCCGAGCTCATACTTACTTCCGGCCATGGCTGGCGATTTGCTGGCATAGCTCTGGACGCTGTGCGTTGGCGAAACGGTACCGGACCGGGCCGGTGACGTCAGCGACCGGAAGCTCGCATCGAGCGGTGTGGAGGCGGTAGaatcaccgccaccaccggccgCCAGCGGTTCCCGTGTCAGCCGGGTCAACCGTGAGAAGACACCCTTCTTCGCTTCGCACTGGAAGTAGCGTTTGCCCGCCACCGAACCATCGTTCTTGCCGTTCGGTTCGTCCAGCACCACGCCGGCCCATTCGCCGGGCGCAAAGTGTGTATCGCCGATGTACGCAATCTGGCCCGGGCGAAGGCCACCGACCCAGACACGCTGGCCGATGATAAAACTGTCGGTGTCCGTCGTCAGTACGGCACCCTGATCTGTGGacggaaagaaagaaaacggaacaaaaagTGAGGTTAGCGCGAAAGCGTACTTATTGGACTTGGTCTTTGGTTTCGCTTCCCGGAACGCAATTACATGCGGGACAGGCGCGCCACatcccgatcgatcgatcgatttaaCCTGCTGATGCGCGTTAATGTTAGCTGGAGATGGAAGGCACGCGCGGCAGGCCAGGCGAGGCTATAGCTGCTCGCTGCCTGGTGCGGCTCCATTTTCCAAGGATGTGAGCATTACTTCTAACGAACGTTATCACGTCTCTACGGACTGGAGAGAAACAGGGACATCGGAAGAAGAATTGTCCATTACAAGCGGTAATTAGAGTGACGCCGCGAGAAACACCATTTTGCTCGATTGATTACACATATCAGTAAAGCTGTTTGAGGGACACCATTTTATGTTGTTTGAAGAGGTGTGTATTAGGTTATAATAATAACAGAAGATCAATAAGTGAGTTAAACTTCAATAGAAATTAAGTAAACATTTATCCTCAACAGATTGTCGCTTGTATTAATTAGGTGTTTCTACTATACCTATACAGTGCAAGGCATAAGTATATGAGTCCGCTTTTAAggataaaagttttttttaaaatcataaagaacggcctggccgtatcgCTAGGCTAAAAGTtttaaaaggtaaaaaaatatttatttttattttatttatatttttagtattacggcttgacgccgtattgtacATATAAAGCTTTTATAAATATAAGTTTTTATGTTAGGTTCAAAATCCTGTATGTTTAAATAAGCGTTATGCACTGTATTGTTATTAACAATTCATCTAGTTATTAAGAAATACTATTCATCGCAtttctgttttaattttcaattatgcTTGAAGCAAACGCATTtagattaaataattttgtgtttttaattaaaaactatattgaaaacccTTTTGCTTAATTAAAACAAGTACGTCTCATGTTAATTTACTTTCCTCTACCTCTAGCATTATAAACGCAAGCACCGGGCAAAAACCACATGCAGCATGCAATGTTTAAGGATGCATTAATTAGTGAGAGGCTGTGCAATGCTGGTGTCTGCATTCCACAACAAGGCTAAAGTATCCATGCGCGCGCGCAAACTTTAGCCACCACTTTGCCCGTCGTTTAGACATTGGAATGTGAGAGGACATGTCCTCAACATTATGCCATCCTGATGTGTTAAGAGTTAGGAGTTAACCGTGGAGCAAAACCACCCAAAAGCGAGTAGCTTGTTGAAGCTTTACCCAGCATTGCTGGTGAATGAGTTTGAAGATATGGCAGATAAAACCACACCAGACGAACGGGCCAGGCGAACGAGTGTCCTTGGTGGCGGAGAATTTACCTGAGCTTCTGCGTCTTCCGGTGGCTTCCCAGTACACGTCGGAGCcggtggaggcgcctggtggtacgaggattgttttttttgcacagcACATGCACGACGACAAGTGTTTTCCACCGCGCGTTGGGATACGTTTTAACGAGTAAGCGAACGAGTATTGCATTTTGTGGGATGAAGGTTTCAACAGGAACGGTGTGCAGTTGAAGCGCACAAACATGCAACAAACCAGTGGATACATatagacaaacacacacacacatacatagtGAGGCCAGGCAGAGCGGCAGGTGCATTTGCAACGATAGACAATAACACAGGGGGTGCAGGAACACGAGGAAGAGATGAAACATacgaaaacgaagaaaaataaaacacatttaTAAGTAACCGCTACGATTGAAGGGGTTTCTTAGAACTAATCCTACGGGCTAATGATGTTAATTGCTAGGGTAAACTGCTAAACTGACAATGTAGCGCACAGCAACGTTAGCTTGGTGATGTTATCGTTAAAAAAGGCTACCCTCAGGTGTTTCTTTCTTGTagatgggagagagagagagtgaatggtagaaaataattttctattgaaaaaaaaaacgcagagAAGGTaatccagaaaaaaaacatgctgaAGATGTTTTGAGCAGGAAGTGATAGAAATAAATAGGGTTACAGGATAAGAAGTTTAGCAAGCGATTCAGGTTAACGATCTTGTCAGTTATTgcttaaaacaattaaaatcatatttttttcaattatgaaGAAAAGACAACATAATTGTAATGCATCTTGTAATTATAATGAAAGCACTCAAAAAAGTTGTAAGCACTGTATTATTTTTCTCCCAACTAtagtttttgattttaaaactttttttgaaatatttttcacaaatAATGTTTTGCGTTTAAAGGACATTTTAGGCACTAGCTCTCCTAATAATCTCTTTAAGCGTATACATTCTTTCTAATAAAGCATATAAACATAAACTCTAGGCTGGTTTTAGTCAACTTTTTGGTCTCCCTTGTTGCGAACATTCTCTTCGCTACTTACTGGAAGTCTTACGGTCGTAGCGATTGCTTTTAAATCCAGAGTCCGGCGAGTGGGACGATCTGGACGAGACGGGCCGCTCGAACGCTAGATCAGTTTCGCTTTCTTCGTCCACATCTACGCGTACCggaagtgtgcgtgtgcaggAGTATTATTTCGCGTTAGTTTGGTTATTTAAGTTCCGTTGCCGTATTTGACAGTAGGTCAATCGGTCGGTGGGTCAGAAAATCGGGCGTGATTTGAAATTAGAAACGTCACAAGTTTACATGTCCAGCAATCCCACACGTGTAGCCATATGCCAGTAGGAATGCCGTCAGATTCCAGGTGGAACAGGTGTCAAACCGTTCCAGTATGGGTTTAGGCAACCGATCGACGGTTCACAACGGTGGCCATAGCACGTCGCGTGACAGATGATTGACACGTTGTTCGAATGattattattgtttgtttcgtttagtttttttatgttgtcaCGTCACCATTACGTGCGTTACGTGAGTTGACGAcggtagttttgttttcgcgtTTGGTAACGCGTGGGGTGGTGGCCGAATGTAAATAGTAGTTAGGTTTGGTTCGATTAACAAATACACGTCGTTTTGTCGGGGTGTTGTCGATTGGTCGTTAGTTAAAAACAAAGAGAATATAAATGGTCGGCATGTCGTTGTCGGTGGTCAATAAAAACGATTAATCAACAAGGCAGGTAGAGTGGGGGAAGTATCGATCAAGCGTGCAATTGATAAATGAAACAACGATTAAAAATGGTAATGATCAGGTGATGaggtggaaaaaaggaaagaaaaaacaacagaaagaaaagaaagaaaacaaaagaaaaaaaagaaaaggagatAAAAACATGCAAACACAATGCAAATACTGCTAAAATatggaaaataatgaaaactaGTACAAATAATGAAAGAAATATTGACAACATTTGAACCTTTTTTAACCTAACGATATTCTACTTATGAGTCTACAGCTGATAATATTGAGAAGATATACAGCTTTCAAAACCataaaccagcaaaaaaacggtAGCCCAAATGTTATTCCTACTTCAAATTACTCAacacaaaacagaacagaacaccACTTATTCAACCCACAAATTTCAGCTCGATTAGATCTCTAAGCAGTGACCCGAAACAATGGCTTGTGAAGACTCATCAGCATCGGCGCGGATAAGCGACTGCGATCCAATTTCACTCAACTCTTCATGTTCAAGGCCCAAAGGCTTACTCGTACAATGGAGCTGTAACACGATCAACGTTCTCGGCTTTACAGTCAAACGGTAGCGAACGGTATCAACTGTACGCTACCGCCGGGTCTCAGATCCTCAACCATGGTCTATCAATCACCAGGGGTGATTACAACGACAAACGTGCTAAAGACGTGATGCCCCGCGCACACGGTATCAAATATCCGAAAGAAGACGAAGCTGTGCTGAAGGAATGATGGACACGGATTTGCTCTAACCATCAAACGGGATGCTCTGAGTTTGCGTTTGCTTTAGATGTTGAAGGCACGCCAATTTTACTTTCGCGGTGCTGCTGTGTTACGTCTTTAATTGAATCGATTCGCAGAATGGGAAAGATTACGGGCCGGTTTTTAAGAGGTTCAGAATCTAATTTAACTTGCACCGGATGTTCACTTTTTGATCTCTAATGCTACTCAAACGGATCAGAAATGTTAAAAAACGGAATGTAATATTCAGTCTTATTTAATcctaaaggttttttttccgatAGTTCTTAATTAACTCTAGCGACATGAAAATTTTCCTTCGATCGAATTGGGCCTAGGATATCATTCGCTTATATACGATTTATGACGCCATAGTGATGGTTCAGGCCTATGGCATGCAGTTAAGCTTTCGGGCAAATACTTAGAAGGTCAGGCAATCGAATCTCTCTCTTATAAAGCGAGAAATCCCCCTGAAGAAGGAAATATTTACTCGGGTAAGTGGCCAACTAAAGCCTCGATGTTTGATGATGGAAGAAGGCTTTTTCACTAGATTAGATAACCTTGACGGTTATCTAGCCCTGCGTAGGTTCAAACCCAAGAATTGAATGCACATAGTATAAACTCTGAGAACTGTCAAATTTTCAAATTCGCCTATCTCCGAATCCGCGTAAGTTgagaatttaataaaaataaaaaaactcaatACAGTTCTGATAAAAATAAGCTTCAAATACCTAGTTCAAAACACATTTTGCTAGAAAGTACTTCCGCGGGTCGACCGAACCTGACaacaaatttcaaaaatacttATTAAATTCAAGTGTACCCTACCGTAAGTGGCTAGTGATTGTAAAACGACAGGGAAAGGAATTATGCGTTTCGGAAATTgaaaacatcatcatcttcaacaACAAGCGAGACTATAAACGAGACAGTCCGGATTTGGCTTGCTGTTCGAGATCGCTTCTCGGCTACGCTCTCAACCACGCTCtgggaattgtttttttttttcttttgtatgaCAACCCCTGGGCGGGAAACCGGAAACGTTTCATCGGATAGGGATGTATTTACTTTGGAACTGTTGCTCCATACGAAGGGGATATTGCTTCTTGTGCTGTGTTTCCGGGCACAATTGGAGCAcggggaaaagttttattaCGTGCAATTAAGAGTTTAAACAGAACACTATTCCTACGGAATGATCAGCTACGTagaaaatgggaaataaaCTAttaagggagaaaaaaaaacgtaacaaCACTCGAAAACATGCACAAGATGAACTTTCTTACCTGGTAGATGTGATTTGCTGTAATCGGAATCGCTCGGTCGTCTCATTTTACTGTCGAGTGTAGATACTGCATGATTGATTTCCCAACCGTCATCAGTTCAATGACATCCGCAAAGAATAACAACGCGTAAACAGCAAGCATGACAGTGTGAGAAGCATACAtaaggtagaaaaaaaaacaaaaaacacacacaaattaaaaacacacgcacacaaataaacagaaaaacaTGCATATAAAAGTTCCATCGACCAACCAAGAGGACAGCAACACCTCAAAAGGGAACACACCAAAATTAGCAAAGTGGTGTCAATATTTAATGTCGTAGTGGAAACTTCGTCAAGAAGCGCTGTGCACAAAGAGCAAATGCGAAAGGTGTGAAAAGTCAAACGATTTActgcgaaaaaaaacgaatcggGGACACGATAATGGCAAAGCAAAGAGGCTTGAACGTAAGACGGGTTGCGTTGGATTATGGCGATTTTCAAGTCATTAAAAGTAGGAGCGACTGGAGCAGTGGGGAGAATTTGAACTTTTAAGGTGTTGTTTATTGCCAAGTTATAACATGTTTCATTGCTAAATCAAACCTTCACGCAGATTCTCTCATATCATCTCCGATAACAACTTAATTAGACTTTGAAGATAGCTTGATGCTCTGTCATTTACAGGGTGGCTAACATGAAGTGTTACAACTTCTACAAGGACTTACATTATgattttgaatgaaatttgcaaaaacattttattatttgtgaCGCTGAACGTTGCTCTGAGAGATATAATGGGAgactcttctcttcttcttccttggcactacaacctcgagaggtctcagcctgccatttctggctttctatgacttgatttttcccgtagtaaagtagtcagccctacgtacggggaggcggtctgaatgggattttaGCCCCGGTCctgttatcgcctcgaccaccggaccgccccatcgGAGACACTGGTAAGTAAAATGTAGAGGCAATTCATAGCCAATCATGATGAAAACCGTTTGGGTTTACGAGAATCATATGGTTTGCTATAGCAtttgttgaaatgttttgtaATTCCAATTGCATGAATTTTCGTGCTTAATTACAAAAACAGCTAGGACTTATTTTGAACAAATGACAAAATGTCAACGAGCAATGACAAAATTGCAAATAAGGTTAAAAATAGGTACAACACCTTGTCTCTGAGATCAAGTTCAGATAGCCAGGTGCAACTATTTAATACATATTATCAAATTGATGTAGTCAGTGAGCAAAATAAAGTTTCCGAAGCGTGCCGCTTGTGTGATAATTAAAATGCTGTAACGTCTCCTATCAGCCACACTGTATACTagaaaacaacacacgcaaCATGGCCGTTTCGAGGTTAAAATATATAGTGGATGTTATGGGCGTGTTAATTAAGTCACAGATAGCTAGCAAATCGTGGGTAGACTAATAGAAACAACCTACAAATAGTGCTGGTTGCATTTGTACGCTTATCGCTTA
It contains:
- the LOC118512567 gene encoding restin homolog isoform X20 → MRRPSDSDYSKSHLPDQGAVLTTDTDSFIIGQRVWVGGLRPGQIAYIGDTHFAPGEWAGVVLDEPNGKNDGSVAGKRYFQCEAKKGVFSRLTRLTREPLAAGGGGDSTASTPLDASFRSLTSPARSGTVSPTHSVQSYASKSPAMAGKAASLNVGDRVIVSSGFGSRPGILKFIGETQFASGTWCGVQLDEASGKNDGTVEGVRYFECPAKYGIFVPIAKVTLSPSARKTSARLSRAGSKESLNSMATMSSIATTATSRLRMSAQRKSTVSAVPSTPKASFSLQDVLREKQNHIEQLMQEREIDREETANQSIMYQKNIQQRDTTDSEVGRWAELVRRRALRIADLRREFQGWHGNHERHCILHDVLLA
- the LOC118512567 gene encoding restin homolog isoform X18, encoding MRRPSDSDYSKSHLPDVDEESETDLAFERPVSSRSSHSPDSGFKSNRYDRKTSNQGAVLTTDTDSFIIGQRVWVGGLRPGQIAYIGDTHFAPGEWAGVVLDEPNGKNDGSVAGKRYFQCEAKKGVFSRLTRLTREPLAAGGGGDSTASTPLDASFRSLTSPARSGTVSPTHSVQSYASKSPAMAGKAASLNVGDRVIVSSGFGSRPGILKFIGETQFASGTWCGVQLDEASGKNDGTVEGVRYFECPAKYGIFVPIAKVTLSPSARKTSARLSRAGSKESLNSMATMSSIATTATSRLRMSAQRKSTVSAVPSTPKASFSLQDVLREKQNHIEQLMQEREIDREETANQSIMYQKNIQQRDTTDSEVGRWAELVRRRALRIADLRREFQGWHGNHERHCILHDVLLA
- the LOC118512567 gene encoding restin homolog isoform X19, coding for MRRPSDSDYSKSHLPGASTGSDVYWEATGRRRSSDQGAVLTTDTDSFIIGQRVWVGGLRPGQIAYIGDTHFAPGEWAGVVLDEPNGKNDGSVAGKRYFQCEAKKGVFSRLTRLTREPLAAGGGGDSTASTPLDASFRSLTSPARSGTVSPTHSVQSYASKSPAMAGKAASLNVGDRVIVSSGFGSRPGILKFIGETQFASGTWCGVQLDEASGKNDGTVEGVRYFECPAKYGIFVPIAKVTLSPSARKTSARLSRAGSKESLNSMATMSSIATTATSRLRMSAQRKSTVSAVPSTPKASFSLQDVLREKQNHIEQLMQEREIDREETANQSIMYQKNIQQRDTTDSEVGRWAELVRRRALRIADLRREFQGWHGNHERHCILHDVLLA
- the LOC118512567 gene encoding restin homolog isoform X16; the encoded protein is METEANDASHPTPPAPVANGEETSTPAQPAPPATNGGSGVGVSGSGIQPPKVRALPKPSGIRPPSANLHGGSTTSLASTSSHLTVASSAATGNATSTTSSTTRIGRLCMGHTPPKAGPPPPEPKHQGAVLTTDTDSFIIGQRVWVGGLRPGQIAYIGDTHFAPGEWAGVVLDEPNGKNDGSVAGKRYFQCEAKKGVFSRLTRLTREPLAAGGGGDSTASTPLDASFRSLTSPARSGTVSPTHSVQSYASKSPAMAGKAASLNVGDRVIVSSGFGSRPGILKFIGETQFASGTWCGVQLDEASGKNDGTVEGVRYFECPAKYGIFVPIAKVTLSPSARKTSARLSRAGSKESLNSMATMSSIATTATSRLRMSAQDVLREKQNHIEQLMQEREIDREETANQSIMYQKNIQQRDTTDSEVGRWAELVRRRALRIADLRREFQGWHGNHERHCILHDVLLA
- the LOC118512567 gene encoding restin homolog isoform X15; translation: METEANDASHPTPPAPVANGEETSTPAQPAPPATNGGSGVGVSGSGIQPPKVRALPKPSGIRPPSANLHGGSTTSLASTSSHLTVASSAATGNATSTTSSTTRIGRLCMGHTPPKAGPPPPEPKLSTLDSKMRRPSDSDYSKSHLPDVDEESETDLAFERPVSSRSSHSPDSGFKSNRYDRKTSSASTGSDVYWEATGRRRSSDQGAVLTTDTDSFIIGQRVWVGGLRPGQIAYIGDTHFAPGEWAGVVLDEPNGKNDGSVAGKRYFQCEAKKGVFSRLTRLTREPLAAGGGGDSTASTPLDASFRSLTSPARSGTVSPTHSVQSYASKSPAMAGKAASLNVGDRVIVSSGFGSRPGILKFIGETQFASGTWCGVQLDEASGKNDGTVEGVRYFECPAKYGIFVPIAKVTLSPSARKTSARLSRAGSKESLNSMATMSSIATTATSRLRMSAQDVLREKQNHIEQLMQEREIDREETANQSIMYQKNIQQRDTTDSEVGRWAELVRRRALRIADLRREFQGWHGNHERHCILHDVLLA
- the LOC118512567 gene encoding restin homolog isoform X14, encoding METEANDASHPTPPAPVANGEETSTPAQPAPPATNGGSGVGVSGSGIQPPKVRALPKPSGIRPPSANLHGGSTTSLASTSSHLTVASSAATGNATSTTSSTTRIGRLCMGHTPPKAGPPPPEPKLSTLDSKMRRPSDSDYSKSHLPDVDEESETDLAFERPVSSRSSHSPDSGFKSNRYDRKTSSASTGSDVYWEATGRRRSSDQGAVLTTDTDSFIIGQRVWVGGLRPGQIAYIGDTHFAPGEWAGVVLDEPNGKNDGSVAGKRYFQCEAKKGVFSRLTRLTREPLAAGGGGDSTASTPLDASFRSLTSPARSGTVSPTHSVQSYASKSPAMAGKAASLNVGDRVIVSSGFGSRPGILKFIGETQFASGTWCGVQLDEASGKNDGTVEGVRYFECPAKYGIFVPIAKVTLSPSARKTSARLSRAGSKESLNSMATMSSIATTATSRLRMSAQRKSTVSAVPSTPKASFSLQDVLREKQNHIEQLMQEREIDREETANQSIMYQKNIQQRDTTDSEVGRWAELVRRRALRIADLRREFQGWHGNHERHCILHDVLLA
- the LOC118512567 gene encoding restin homolog isoform X17, whose product is MRRPSDSDYSKSHLPDVDEESETDLAFERPVSSRSSHSPDSGFKSNRYDRKTSSASTGSDVYWEATGRRRSSDQGAVLTTDTDSFIIGQRVWVGGLRPGQIAYIGDTHFAPGEWAGVVLDEPNGKNDGSVAGKRYFQCEAKKGVFSRLTRLTREPLAAGGGGDSTASTPLDASFRSLTSPARSGTVSPTHSVQSYASKSPAMAGKAASLNVGDRVIVSSGFGSRPGILKFIGETQFASGTWCGVQLDEASGKNDGTVEGVRYFECPAKYGIFVPIAKVTLSPSARKTSARLSRAGSKESLNSMATMSSIATTATSRLRMSAQRKSTVSAVPSTPKASFSLQDVLREKQNHIEQLMQEREIDREETANQSIMYQKNIQQRDTTDSEVGRWAELVRRRALRIADLRREFQGWHGNHERHCILHDVLLA